One window of Priestia filamentosa genomic DNA carries:
- a CDS encoding ABC transporter ATP-binding protein encodes MEVIRLENVSKVYGKGKNAVTALNTINLNVQSGEFVAIVGSSGSGKSTLLHTIGGLNAPTEGKVKIEGEFMYSLSDEALSILRRRKIGFIFQSFNLVPILNVEENIQLPVLLDHQKVDHAYYDEIINYLDIKDKLYASPSNLSGGQQQRVAIARALIHRPSYILADEPTGNLDSQTSNDVIDLLQLTAKKYKQTLLIITHDMKIAERASRIIQIEDGSIQKDMSYH; translated from the coding sequence TTGGAGGTTATTCGATTAGAGAACGTTAGCAAAGTATATGGCAAAGGAAAAAATGCGGTTACGGCTTTAAATACAATCAATTTAAACGTTCAGTCAGGAGAGTTTGTTGCAATTGTTGGTTCATCAGGTTCTGGGAAAAGTACCCTACTTCATACGATTGGTGGTCTTAATGCCCCTACAGAAGGCAAAGTTAAAATAGAAGGTGAATTCATGTACTCTTTATCAGATGAAGCCCTTTCTATTTTACGTCGTCGAAAAATTGGTTTTATATTTCAATCCTTTAACCTCGTACCTATTCTGAATGTTGAAGAAAATATACAATTACCCGTGTTGCTTGATCATCAGAAAGTTGATCATGCTTATTATGATGAGATTATCAATTATTTAGATATAAAAGATAAGCTTTATGCATCACCCTCAAATCTTTCTGGAGGACAGCAACAAAGAGTGGCAATTGCTAGGGCTTTAATACATAGACCTTCTTATATATTGGCTGATGAACCTACTGGAAATTTAGATAGTCAGACAAGCAATGATGTGATAGATCTTCTCCAATTAACTGCAAAGAAATATAAACAAACTTTGCTTATCATTACGCACGATATGAAGATAGCAGAAAGAGCTAGTCGAATTATACAAATAGAAGATGGTTCTATACAAAAAGATATGTCTTATCATTAA
- a CDS encoding ABC transporter ATP-binding protein, whose translation MQASIVDVKNVKKSYGKKGENQFLALKGVSFSIQEGEFVGIMGPSGSGKTTLLNVISTLDQVTDGSIQIEGKDITQMKQGELSDFRSQRLGFIFQDFNLLDNLSIYENIALPLSLQGVASRHIGPKVEKVAEMLGISAILKKYPSEISGGQKQRAAAARALVHEPALILGDEPTGALDSKNATSLLEAMANLNEDQDVSILMVTHDPFSASYCKRILFIQDGELYKEIHRTASREVFYKEILDVLANIGTQKA comes from the coding sequence ATGCAAGCATCAATTGTAGACGTGAAAAATGTCAAAAAATCATATGGTAAAAAAGGTGAAAACCAATTCCTAGCCTTAAAAGGCGTGTCATTCTCGATTCAAGAAGGTGAATTTGTTGGAATTATGGGTCCTTCTGGTTCCGGAAAAACTACATTGTTAAATGTAATCTCGACATTGGATCAAGTTACAGATGGCAGTATTCAAATCGAAGGAAAAGATATTACACAAATGAAGCAAGGGGAGCTATCTGATTTCCGTTCTCAAAGGCTCGGGTTTATTTTTCAAGACTTTAATCTATTAGATAATCTATCTATATATGAAAATATCGCATTGCCTCTTTCTTTACAAGGTGTTGCTTCTCGTCACATTGGTCCTAAAGTCGAAAAAGTTGCTGAAATGCTAGGGATTTCAGCAATTTTAAAAAAGTATCCTTCAGAGATTTCTGGTGGACAAAAACAGCGTGCTGCAGCTGCAAGGGCACTTGTTCATGAACCAGCTCTCATCCTAGGAGATGAGCCAACTGGAGCTCTTGACTCTAAAAATGCCACGAGTTTATTAGAAGCAATGGCAAATTTAAATGAAGATCAAGACGTTTCCATTTTGATGGTTACACATGATCCCTTTAGTGCAAGTTACTGCAAACGTATTTTGTTTATACAAGATGGTGAATTGTATAAAGAAATCCATCGGACTGCTTCACGTGAAGTATTCTATAAAGAAATTTTAGATGTGTTAGCTAATATAGGAACACAAAAAGCATAA
- a CDS encoding DUF418 domain-containing protein: MERNTINPRIESLDYIRGFALLGIILVNILALLDINIPAPHTPDVSYQRFLYLFVEGRFYSIFSFLFGVGFYIFITRAKEKGKNGYILFLRRIIILLAFGVIHSIFQPGEALKYYAICGFIVMPFYKVNKHINLAIGITLLIWFGVMGEKLLLTLPLILLGLSAGQYRVFENLSQKTKKVFVFTVITFFLSLFGLVVQYSLIPQSPFQNMILYSEDGAMDQASEFLKMGVTVGPIISAFYVGLLLLLLQTKMVRILLSPLKYYGRMALTNYLGQTAFILLAGNLLFKSASAMTYMQSLYICLAIYLIQIIFSLIWLRLFRMGPLEWIWRIVTYWKMGPFLMKK; encoded by the coding sequence ATGGAAAGGAATACTATAAATCCAAGAATTGAGTCACTTGATTATATTCGAGGTTTTGCATTGCTGGGCATTATTTTAGTCAATATTCTTGCTCTTCTTGACATAAATATTCCAGCACCACATACACCCGATGTAAGCTATCAACGATTTTTATACTTATTTGTAGAAGGTCGCTTTTATTCCATATTTTCATTTCTATTTGGAGTAGGGTTTTATATCTTTATTACTCGCGCAAAGGAAAAAGGGAAAAATGGCTATATTCTATTTTTACGCAGAATTATTATATTGTTGGCTTTTGGAGTCATACATTCTATATTTCAGCCAGGAGAGGCATTAAAGTATTATGCTATTTGCGGTTTTATTGTGATGCCTTTCTATAAAGTGAATAAGCATATTAATTTAGCTATAGGTATAACTTTGTTAATTTGGTTCGGAGTTATGGGAGAGAAATTACTATTAACTCTTCCACTTATTTTATTAGGTCTTTCTGCTGGACAGTACAGAGTATTTGAAAACTTATCCCAAAAAACAAAGAAAGTCTTTGTCTTTACAGTAATCACATTCTTCCTAAGTTTGTTTGGGTTAGTGGTCCAATATAGTTTAATTCCCCAATCTCCTTTTCAAAATATGATTTTATATTCTGAGGATGGAGCAATGGATCAAGCTAGTGAATTTTTGAAAATGGGTGTGACAGTCGGGCCCATTATTTCAGCTTTTTACGTGGGATTACTGCTGCTCTTGTTGCAAACAAAGATGGTAAGAATATTGCTATCACCACTCAAATATTACGGCCGTATGGCGTTAACCAATTATCTTGGACAAACAGCATTTATTTTACTAGCAGGAAACTTATTATTCAAGTCTGCTTCAGCTATGACGTATATGCAATCCCTATATATATGTTTAGCTATTTACTTAATTCAAATCATTTTCAGTCTTATTTGGCTACGATTATTTAGAATGGGACCTCTTGAGTGGATTTGGAGAATTGTGACGTATTGGAAAATGGGGCCTTTCCTCATGAAAAAATGA
- a CDS encoding sensor histidine kinase translates to MEQTSNKRISFFELWQNPEMKSMRRFFLIFSLLFTVIIGYGTYFFGQQFKTEYVESNAAITGALLDQHPELQEDLMVLLTKDVSEDDKRIGMNILHEHGISSDLSMVFFPKLNEFFKTFMICAIFIFLLFFGCLIGIHYWFSKRIYTKIRGLTAYADQVLEGKSISSLPEIREGDISKLLHSFNRMRVVIQENIAELKKEKRFLVNLMSDISHQLKTPLAALTMYNDIMTEKELSKDQQFMFLEQGKQQLERMNWLIQSLLKLAKLDIGAIQFQKKHDSLVRTIEGSVNILKELAIQKGVQVTVLEAQDYNLKHDSDWMTEALVNVIKNAIEHTPPGKNVSIMLEKSDTLCKIHIRDQGNGIERDEIRNIFKRFYQGKKNKKSGSVGIGLSLSKAIVEGHNGIIQVQSQIGVGTTFTFVFSKT, encoded by the coding sequence ATGGAACAAACGAGTAATAAGAGAATAAGTTTCTTTGAGTTATGGCAAAATCCTGAGATGAAAAGTATGCGGAGGTTTTTTCTTATTTTTTCACTTCTGTTTACTGTCATTATTGGGTATGGAACCTACTTTTTTGGCCAGCAGTTTAAAACTGAATATGTAGAGTCAAACGCTGCTATTACGGGGGCACTATTGGATCAACATCCAGAGCTTCAAGAAGATTTAATGGTCCTCCTTACGAAAGATGTGAGCGAGGATGACAAAAGGATAGGAATGAATATTCTACACGAACACGGAATTTCATCCGACCTTTCTATGGTGTTCTTCCCAAAATTAAATGAGTTTTTTAAAACGTTCATGATTTGTGCTATTTTCATTTTCCTATTATTTTTTGGTTGTTTAATAGGGATACACTACTGGTTCTCAAAAAGAATATATACTAAAATTCGCGGGCTAACAGCCTACGCTGATCAAGTATTAGAAGGAAAATCTATTTCATCACTTCCTGAAATTCGAGAAGGCGACATTTCAAAACTTTTACATAGTTTTAATCGGATGCGTGTCGTAATCCAAGAAAACATCGCTGAGTTGAAGAAGGAAAAACGTTTTCTTGTAAATTTAATGTCAGATATTTCTCATCAATTGAAGACCCCTTTAGCCGCTTTAACAATGTATAACGATATTATGACCGAAAAAGAGCTGTCAAAAGATCAGCAATTTATGTTTTTAGAACAAGGAAAGCAACAGCTAGAACGAATGAATTGGCTTATACAGAGTCTTTTAAAGCTCGCCAAGCTAGATATCGGTGCTATTCAATTTCAGAAAAAGCATGACTCTCTTGTTCGCACAATTGAAGGAAGTGTAAACATTTTAAAAGAACTTGCAATACAAAAAGGAGTTCAAGTAACAGTTTTAGAAGCACAAGATTATAATTTGAAACACGATTCAGATTGGATGACAGAAGCATTAGTGAATGTCATTAAAAACGCTATCGAGCATACTCCACCAGGTAAAAATGTTTCAATTATGTTAGAAAAGAGTGATACTTTATGTAAGATACATATCCGTGATCAAGGAAACGGCATAGAACGTGATGAAATACGAAATATTTTCAAAAGGTTTTATCAAGGAAAGAAAAACAAAAAATCTGGATCTGTGGGAATTGGTCTCTCGTTAAGCAAGGCCATCGTTGAAGGACATAATGGAATTATTCAAGTTCAAAGTCAAATAGGTGTAGGAACAACTTTCACGTTTGTTTTTTCGAAAACCTAA
- a CDS encoding lipoprotein BA_5634 family protein, which translates to MKRLLSICATVIVVGSLMSGCSATKDAFQKANGVILYGNQQQISDALNQDKKDIKEKDEYTIKVAEDGKQDMMILDKTTAKALVEKKLLKEVTKDNDTEAITSLPKVTKDINALFAKQEVKEMNLAGQNSKIIYGGNKIIGDGRSYVDEFLIVDDSQFTAIKGTEKKMAVIKYDKNPDKKLSEFNVDEVQLVKVGK; encoded by the coding sequence ATGAAAAGATTATTAAGTATTTGTGCTACAGTCATTGTTGTAGGATCGTTAATGAGTGGGTGTAGCGCTACCAAGGATGCGTTTCAAAAGGCTAACGGAGTAATTTTATATGGAAATCAACAGCAAATTAGCGATGCTTTAAATCAAGATAAGAAAGATATTAAGGAAAAAGATGAGTATACAATTAAGGTTGCTGAAGATGGAAAACAAGATATGATGATTTTGGATAAAACAACTGCAAAAGCTCTCGTCGAAAAAAAACTACTTAAAGAAGTAACAAAGGATAATGATACTGAAGCTATTACATCGTTACCGAAAGTGACAAAGGATATTAACGCACTTTTTGCAAAACAAGAAGTTAAAGAAATGAATCTTGCTGGCCAAAACTCAAAAATAATATATGGAGGAAATAAAATTATAGGAGATGGAAGAAGCTACGTTGATGAGTTTTTAATTGTAGATGACTCTCAGTTTACTGCAATTAAGGGAACGGAAAAGAAAATGGCTGTTATAAAATATGATAAAAATCCTGATAAAAAACTAAGCGAATTCAATGTGGATGAAGTTCAACTAGTTAAAGTAGGAAAATAA
- a CDS encoding ABC transporter permease, which produces MLIHQMLTKKYLLHHKKRTLLTLLGIILSIALITSIGTFLISYQQYSLEKTRIEYGSYHIKIEHVNIQDAKRLQANPQVKKVGLSSQQTLFFNDNSKFKLKSIDMQAYSMLPFHTIHKQKKNGLIMEEWAAAKYKKDGNIKKTVNLMDASGLEHSFYIQEIVENNQSLREDQDLQAFNVHKTIQKTNDMEVYVKLDPQANFHEVYNQVLTYIPKKNVELNYQLIDLEYWNNTGDGNGNAFKSVIYILPTVIVVIATIAFIFNTFQISVVERLRHIGLLKTVGATKRQIQKMIVYEMALLGVIGIPIGLLLGILGFWAILSAYQFIFEENELSLFYFKIILSPTVFILSSLIGLLSLIISGLIPLKIASRISPLATIKTPINRNTFKIKKINTFMQKWINIETVMAIRNIRRNKLRSLTIIFSLSFSVFLFITFSIFSTELLDMELKEKTDGEFQLNFYEPERLPTSLWRDLENISEVQEKYIHYESSPAQMLLPSMASDKMKVQGNQVVNLDGKSFSSINLTITSLTDENKTFLMKKLIDGSLNKKKLIQEQGVIYIQANNSKSSVQVGDEVYVRLQTNDTDRLNDVKKVKISGIVKLNQFENKIMAYPEVLSFINNQKVNRISLFLNSNNNEKKVEKSLNKLAVQYPNIDIVNELKIQRNLSSLYLQVQILLYGFLIVIGFIAVLNIFNTTFMNIILRKSEYATLQAIGMSIKSMRRMITAEGILYGIISVMIGSTVAKVVGFLLFLSSGTPQGTGHLKLYITSWFGILIICYISARVSSRILKKIQWKDTLRNE; this is translated from the coding sequence ATGCTAATTCATCAAATGTTAACAAAAAAGTATTTATTGCATCATAAAAAAAGAACCTTACTTACGTTATTAGGAATTATTTTATCTATTGCACTCATTACTTCAATCGGAACATTCTTAATTAGCTATCAGCAATATTCTCTTGAAAAAACGAGAATTGAGTATGGTTCTTATCATATAAAAATAGAGCATGTTAATATTCAAGATGCTAAACGTTTACAGGCAAACCCACAAGTTAAAAAAGTCGGTTTATCATCTCAACAAACTCTATTTTTTAACGATAACAGTAAATTTAAACTTAAATCAATTGACATGCAAGCCTATTCTATGTTGCCTTTCCATACTATCCATAAACAAAAGAAGAATGGCCTAATTATGGAAGAATGGGCAGCAGCCAAATATAAAAAAGATGGAAATATAAAAAAAACTGTAAACCTAATGGATGCCTCCGGATTAGAACATTCTTTTTATATACAAGAGATCGTAGAGAATAATCAAAGTCTTCGAGAAGACCAAGATTTGCAAGCATTTAACGTTCATAAAACAATCCAAAAGACCAATGATATGGAAGTTTATGTTAAATTAGACCCACAGGCAAACTTTCATGAAGTATACAACCAGGTTTTAACTTATATTCCTAAAAAAAATGTTGAACTAAATTATCAATTAATTGATCTTGAATATTGGAATAACACTGGAGATGGAAATGGTAATGCATTTAAATCTGTAATTTATATTTTGCCAACTGTCATTGTTGTTATTGCAACGATAGCTTTTATTTTCAATACTTTTCAAATTAGTGTTGTAGAACGCCTTCGTCATATAGGTTTATTAAAAACAGTAGGTGCTACAAAACGACAAATTCAAAAAATGATTGTATACGAAATGGCTCTTTTGGGAGTAATCGGCATACCGATTGGTCTCCTATTAGGGATTTTAGGGTTTTGGGCTATTTTAAGCGCTTATCAGTTCATTTTTGAAGAGAATGAACTTTCATTATTTTATTTCAAGATTATTTTGTCTCCTACTGTTTTTATTTTAAGTAGTTTAATCGGATTATTATCCCTTATCATTTCAGGATTAATCCCATTAAAAATTGCAAGCAGAATATCTCCATTAGCTACTATAAAAACCCCTATTAACCGTAATACTTTTAAAATTAAAAAGATAAATACGTTTATGCAAAAGTGGATAAATATTGAAACTGTTATGGCAATAAGGAATATTAGACGCAACAAGTTAAGATCTCTAACTATTATATTTTCTCTGTCCTTCAGCGTCTTCTTATTTATTACTTTTTCAATTTTTTCTACTGAATTACTCGATATGGAGTTAAAGGAAAAAACAGATGGAGAGTTTCAACTTAATTTTTATGAGCCAGAGCGATTACCTACTTCGCTATGGAGAGATTTAGAAAATATTTCAGAGGTGCAAGAAAAGTACATTCATTATGAAAGTTCCCCTGCTCAAATGTTACTCCCATCGATGGCTTCAGATAAAATGAAGGTACAAGGAAATCAAGTTGTAAATTTAGATGGAAAGTCGTTCTCCTCTATAAATTTAACAATTACCTCTCTTACTGATGAAAATAAAACGTTTTTGATGAAGAAGCTTATAGATGGTTCATTAAATAAGAAAAAATTAATTCAAGAGCAAGGAGTCATTTACATTCAAGCAAATAATAGCAAATCTTCGGTGCAAGTTGGGGATGAAGTTTACGTTCGGCTTCAAACTAATGACACAGATCGTTTAAATGATGTGAAAAAGGTGAAAATATCAGGAATAGTTAAGCTCAATCAATTCGAGAACAAAATTATGGCTTATCCTGAAGTCCTTTCTTTTATAAATAATCAAAAGGTAAATCGCATTTCACTTTTCTTAAATAGTAATAACAATGAAAAAAAGGTTGAAAAAAGTTTAAATAAATTAGCAGTTCAATATCCTAATATCGATATTGTTAATGAATTGAAAATTCAGCGCAATTTATCATCTTTGTATTTACAGGTACAAATATTGCTCTATGGATTCCTCATTGTAATTGGCTTTATAGCAGTATTAAATATCTTTAACACTACCTTTATGAACATCATTCTGCGTAAAAGTGAATATGCGACTTTACAAGCCATCGGAATGTCTATAAAAAGCATGAGAAGGATGATTACAGCAGAAGGAATACTCTATGGGATTATAAGCGTTATGATAGGAAGTACTGTAGCAAAAGTTGTGGGATTTTTACTGTTTTTAAGTAGTGGAACTCCACAAGGGACAGGACATTTAAAATTATATATTACTTCTTGGTTTGGAATTTTAATCATTTGTTATATCTCAGCGAGAGTTTCGTCAAGAATACTCAAAAAGATCCAATGGAAGGATACATTGCGAAATGAATAA
- a CDS encoding response regulator transcription factor — protein sequence MTRILLLEDDASLALGLDFSLKEEGYDITHVELVQECKEVFEKEESFDLALLDVTLPDGNGYEMCKYIREQSDIPIIFLTAMDDEVNVVLGLDIGGDDYITKPFRVRELLSRIRAVLRRKGKTDSGHLLKSGSITLDIERVLLKKDRKEIPLSAQEYKLLLILMNNPEKILSREKIFDLLLEGGGGFFENNTLSVYIKRLREKIEDEIAYPEYILTHRGLGYKWNKRVIRE from the coding sequence ATGACACGAATACTATTATTAGAAGATGATGCCTCACTCGCATTGGGGCTGGATTTTTCACTAAAAGAAGAAGGATATGATATTACGCATGTAGAGTTGGTTCAAGAGTGTAAGGAAGTCTTTGAGAAGGAGGAGTCATTCGATTTAGCTCTTCTTGATGTTACACTTCCAGATGGAAATGGTTATGAAATGTGTAAATATATTCGGGAGCAATCTGATATCCCTATCATCTTTCTTACTGCAATGGATGATGAAGTAAATGTTGTACTTGGTCTAGATATTGGAGGCGATGATTATATTACAAAGCCCTTTAGAGTGAGAGAACTACTTTCACGTATTCGAGCCGTACTAAGAAGAAAAGGAAAAACTGATTCTGGTCATCTTTTAAAAAGCGGTTCAATTACTCTTGATATAGAACGTGTGCTATTGAAAAAAGATCGCAAAGAAATTCCCCTTTCCGCACAAGAGTACAAGTTATTACTAATATTGATGAACAACCCAGAAAAAATATTAAGTAGGGAAAAAATCTTTGATCTACTTCTAGAAGGCGGAGGAGGATTTTTCGAAAATAATACATTATCGGTTTATATTAAAAGATTACGTGAAAAAATTGAGGACGAGATTGCTTATCCAGAGTATATTTTGACACATCGGGGGCTCGGGTATAAATGGAACAAACGAGTAATAAGAGAATAA
- a CDS encoding FtsX-like permease family protein — translation MLFKLSMSGMKNKLKDYIVLLAGLVMSISIFYLFQTLALNKAFIEGNSIIQSIGFVFHTGSFLLAVITFFYILYANSFLLSLRQKEFGMYMMLGAKKHKITILMFIETIVLGVVSLFIGIVLGIGLAQGIGQLLMKQLEFTGGGYHAFYIPSMTITSIFFLIMFTLSAMMNSIKLSRVTVLQLVHSEMQVERVYMKGKKNVIGSFLAFILLAIGYTSMIKMGVLKEVGIIIALIATTSGTYLLFISLLPFIIKKLKNNKKLREEGINAFTFAQLNFRVNSLTKVLATVAMLVALGAGAISAGMAFKNNVLLMANGSEIYDIVTHNPTAQENKILSQITFKQKYQYRYKTDDKYVYYLKEDLENNRPLVHSKEGREGFNEFKPVSENLPSGSVLEDSIEKSNSSVQIPTKWQEALNGIEPYYVHPDHKIKIVDENIYGKIQGKEGSVFIGNTGEFESYKEQWKKLDDLQLHKYQNIDAEQLRSKYSTYEMFYGVSSGTVFMGFFLGIAFLAMMASCLMFKILSGASKDIMRYQMLRKIGVRQELLTKSIYREIFLVFLFPALIGIAHVLIGMNIFSFILINPYFRVWFPIVIFLIIYAVYYLITVRLYKGIVLPKKIEE, via the coding sequence ATGTTATTTAAGCTTTCCATGTCCGGTATGAAAAATAAACTAAAAGATTATATTGTGTTACTAGCTGGACTTGTAATGTCTATTTCGATATTTTATTTATTTCAAACACTAGCATTGAACAAAGCTTTTATTGAAGGAAATTCTATCATTCAGTCTATTGGATTCGTTTTTCATACTGGTTCATTTTTATTAGCAGTTATTACGTTCTTCTATATTTTATACGCCAACTCATTCCTGCTGTCGTTACGGCAAAAGGAATTTGGAATGTATATGATGTTAGGGGCCAAAAAACATAAAATTACAATACTTATGTTTATTGAAACCATCGTTTTAGGAGTTGTCTCTCTTTTCATTGGAATTGTCTTAGGCATTGGTCTTGCACAAGGAATTGGTCAGCTACTCATGAAACAGCTAGAATTTACCGGAGGAGGATATCATGCATTTTATATCCCATCTATGACTATAACGAGTATCTTTTTCCTTATCATGTTTACCTTATCAGCTATGATGAATAGTATAAAACTTTCACGTGTAACCGTACTCCAACTTGTTCATTCAGAAATGCAAGTAGAACGTGTTTATATGAAAGGAAAGAAGAATGTTATTGGTTCATTTCTAGCATTTATTTTATTAGCTATTGGTTACACTTCTATGATCAAGATGGGTGTACTTAAAGAAGTAGGAATCATCATTGCATTAATTGCAACTACTTCAGGAACGTATCTGCTTTTTATCTCACTTCTTCCTTTCATTATTAAAAAATTGAAGAACAATAAAAAGCTGAGAGAAGAGGGGATAAATGCTTTTACATTTGCTCAGCTGAATTTTCGTGTTAATAGTTTAACAAAAGTATTAGCAACTGTAGCCATGTTAGTTGCTCTTGGAGCGGGAGCGATTTCGGCTGGGATGGCATTTAAAAATAATGTTCTACTTATGGCAAATGGTTCGGAAATATATGACATTGTCACACATAACCCAACAGCACAAGAAAATAAAATTTTAAGTCAGATTACATTTAAACAAAAATATCAATATCGTTATAAAACAGATGATAAGTATGTCTATTATCTAAAAGAAGATTTAGAAAACAATCGTCCTTTGGTGCATAGCAAGGAAGGTAGAGAAGGGTTTAATGAATTTAAGCCGGTTTCTGAAAATCTTCCTTCAGGGTCTGTTTTAGAAGATAGTATTGAAAAGAGTAACAGTTCTGTCCAAATTCCAACCAAATGGCAAGAAGCCCTCAATGGGATTGAACCTTATTATGTACATCCAGATCACAAAATTAAAATCGTAGATGAGAACATTTATGGAAAGATTCAAGGAAAAGAAGGTAGTGTTTTTATCGGAAACACAGGAGAGTTTGAATCTTATAAAGAACAATGGAAGAAACTTGATGATTTACAACTCCATAAATATCAAAATATAGACGCTGAGCAACTGAGAAGTAAATACTCAACTTATGAGATGTTTTATGGCGTTTCAAGTGGGACAGTATTTATGGGTTTCTTTTTAGGGATTGCCTTCTTAGCCATGATGGCAAGCTGTTTAATGTTTAAGATTCTTTCAGGTGCATCAAAAGATATTATGCGTTATCAGATGCTTCGAAAAATCGGAGTGCGTCAGGAATTGTTAACGAAGTCCATATATAGAGAGATATTTTTGGTTTTCTTATTTCCAGCTCTTATTGGAATTGCACACGTATTGATTGGGATGAATATTTTCTCATTTATTTTAATTAATCCTTACTTCCGTGTTTGGTTTCCAATTGTTATTTTCTTAATTATATATGCTGTATATTACTTGATTACTGTTCGATTATATAAAGGGATTGTTCTTCCGAAGAAAATTGAAGAATGA
- a CDS encoding gamma-glutamyltransferase family protein — protein sequence MLKKGGNAADAAVAVSYVLAVVEPFGSGLGGGGAAIVLQDGKAMSYDYKEIAPYSGETPEIQAGIPGFVKGIEKLHEDYGSLEMSELMEPAIKLAKEGFEADQYLVDRLQAASYRISKSSASPFFNEDTVIKVGETIKQPELAETLERVKENGAKDFYEGEMATELSQALGVEKSDFQRYEVEKEPPVESTVFGYRIFSAPPPLGGTTLEQILKLAEMFDLKNIEPDQADFPHSLGEFIKVAYEKRLDTVADPRYFSKDMDKLVTDSYIESLKEDLDLSDLPSDVLLEDSTADKKGYDNTTHFVIADREGTMISATHSLGNFFGSGTMINGMFINNSLSHFSTNENSLNKKEPGKRPRSHSSPMILASDEKLIGIGSPGGKRIPMILSQVLLRHIVYGEELQEAIDAPRFIIEGNKIYVEETMSDDIIGELSQRGYDVYIKENPFFYGGVQALVVDEENNQVYGGADRRRIGTWDAKNEH from the coding sequence GTGTTAAAGAAAGGAGGAAACGCTGCAGATGCGGCTGTAGCTGTTTCCTATGTACTAGCTGTTGTCGAGCCTTTTGGTTCAGGGCTTGGAGGGGGAGGCGCAGCTATTGTTTTGCAAGATGGAAAAGCAATGTCCTATGATTATAAAGAAATTGCTCCATATTCCGGAGAAACTCCAGAAATTCAAGCAGGTATTCCTGGTTTTGTGAAGGGTATTGAAAAACTTCACGAAGATTATGGCTCACTTGAGATGAGCGAGCTAATGGAACCAGCCATTAAGTTAGCAAAAGAAGGTTTTGAAGCCGATCAATACTTAGTTGACCGCCTCCAAGCTGCATCTTATCGCATTTCAAAATCATCAGCATCCCCATTTTTCAATGAAGATACTGTTATAAAAGTTGGTGAGACGATCAAGCAACCAGAGCTTGCTGAAACGCTAGAAAGAGTAAAAGAAAACGGAGCAAAGGATTTTTACGAAGGAGAGATGGCAACCGAGTTATCTCAAGCACTAGGAGTGGAAAAAAGTGATTTTCAGAGATATGAAGTCGAAAAAGAACCTCCTGTAGAATCAACGGTATTTGGCTACCGGATTTTTAGCGCACCACCACCTTTAGGAGGAACAACTCTTGAGCAAATTTTAAAATTAGCTGAGATGTTTGATCTCAAAAATATTGAACCAGATCAGGCTGATTTCCCTCATTCTTTAGGAGAGTTTATCAAAGTAGCCTATGAGAAACGATTAGATACGGTTGCAGATCCACGTTATTTCTCAAAAGATATGGACAAACTTGTGACGGATTCATACATTGAATCTTTAAAAGAAGATCTTGATCTTTCTGATTTGCCAAGTGATGTTTTATTGGAAGATTCAACAGCAGATAAAAAAGGCTATGATAATACAACTCACTTTGTCATTGCTGACCGAGAAGGAACAATGATTTCAGCCACACACTCACTTGGAAACTTTTTTGGTTCAGGTACAATGATTAATGGAATGTTTATAAACAATTCTCTTAGTCACTTTTCAACAAATGAAAACTCCCTAAACAAAAAAGAACCAGGAAAACGTCCAAGAAGCCATTCTTCTCCAATGATCTTAGCTAGTGATGAAAAGTTAATTGGCATCGGTTCACCAGGAGGAAAACGAATTCCGATGATTTTATCTCAAGTATTACTTCGTCACATTGTGTATGGGGAAGAGCTACAAGAAGCAATTGATGCACCGAGATTTATTATAGAAGGAAACAAGATATATGTTGAAGAAACAATGTCAGATGATATCATCGGGGAACTTTCACAAAGAGGATATGACGTATATATAAAGGAGAATCCATTTTTTTATGGAGGCGTCCAAGCGCTTGTTGTTGATGAAGAAAATAACCAAGTTTACGGAGGCGCAGACAGGAGAAGAATCGGAACATGGGATGCTAAAAATGAACATTAA